The Faecalibacter sp. LW9 genome has a segment encoding these proteins:
- a CDS encoding metal-dependent hydrolase, which yields MKVQYLGHASLLIEANGKSIVVDPFITPNELAKNIDFANLKADYIVITHAHQDHVYDVEELAKRTDALIISNAEIAGYYGAKGLNAHGMNTGGMYEFDFGKIKSTIAFHSSSFADGTYGGDPNGYIIEADGKRIYIAGDTALTYEMKLIPEMVGEIHLAVLPIGDNFTMGAKDAVIAAEFVGATKVLGYHYDTFPPIKIDKGIAKSIFFNKNVELVLLEIGEDLTV from the coding sequence ATGAAAGTACAATACTTAGGACATGCTTCTTTATTAATTGAAGCTAATGGGAAATCAATTGTAGTGGATCCATTTATTACGCCAAATGAATTAGCGAAAAATATTGATTTTGCCAACCTGAAAGCCGATTATATTGTAATAACACATGCGCACCAAGATCATGTGTACGATGTTGAAGAATTAGCAAAAAGAACAGATGCATTAATCATCTCGAATGCTGAAATTGCAGGATATTACGGAGCAAAAGGTTTAAATGCTCATGGAATGAATACAGGAGGAATGTATGAATTCGATTTTGGTAAAATTAAATCTACTATTGCTTTCCATTCTTCCTCGTTTGCTGATGGAACATATGGAGGAGATCCGAATGGTTACATCATCGAAGCAGATGGTAAACGTATTTACATCGCAGGAGATACTGCTTTAACATATGAAATGAAATTGATTCCTGAAATGGTAGGAGAAATTCACTTAGCGGTTTTACCTATTGGAGACAACTTTACTATGGGGGCAAAAGATGCTGTTATTGCTGCAGAATTTGTTGGAGCAACAAAAGTATTAGGATATCATTACGATACTTTTCCTCCAATCAAAATTGATAAAGGAATTGCCAAATCGATTTTCTTTAACAAAAATGTAGAATTGGTATTATTAGAAATAGGAGAGGACTTAACCGTTTAA
- a CDS encoding type B 50S ribosomal protein L31: protein MKKDIHPTNYRLVAFKDMSNEEVFITKSCAETKDTIEIEGVEYPLFKMEISSTSHPFYTGKVKLVDTAGRIDKFKNKYAKRAK, encoded by the coding sequence ATGAAAAAAGATATCCACCCAACAAATTACCGTTTAGTAGCATTCAAAGATATGTCTAACGAAGAAGTATTCATCACTAAATCTTGTGCTGAAACGAAAGATACTATCGAAATCGAAGGAGTTGAATACCCATTATTCAAAATGGAGATCTCTTCTACCTCTCACCCTTTCTACACAGGTAAAGTGAAATTAGTAGATACAGCTGGTCGTATCGACAAATTCAAAAACAAATACGCTAAAAGAGCTAAATAA
- a CDS encoding proline dehydrogenase family protein, protein MSLFDNTEHAFSSKSDAELKKAHYLFQLIGNSTLTNFGTLFFKLPFATNLPLVKPVIKETIYKQFVGGETAEEGVKVAKDLFKYGVSSILDYSVEGQTEEAEFDHVKDVMLHLVEIAKNNREIPFVVFKPTAFGRIELFEKVGKKQALSAEEQKKWDNIRSRFDIVCKAGFDADVNIMVDAEESWMQDAADDLTDEMMVKYNVNRPLIWNTLQMYRHDRLAYLKQMYEKANREGYYLGYKVVRGAYMEKERERAQAEGYPSPIQPNKEASDRDYNAAIRFIVDHHERFGLFAGSHNEFSCELLIQLLTEKGIQPSNRNFWFGQLYGMSDNISFNLAHLGYNIAKYLPYGPIKEVMPYLIRRAQENTSVAGQTGRELGLIKKELERRKK, encoded by the coding sequence ATGTCTTTATTCGACAATACAGAACATGCTTTCAGCTCAAAAAGTGATGCTGAATTAAAAAAAGCACATTACTTATTTCAGTTAATCGGAAATTCTACATTAACGAATTTTGGTACATTGTTTTTTAAGTTGCCTTTTGCAACTAATTTACCGTTAGTAAAACCTGTGATTAAGGAGACGATTTACAAACAATTTGTAGGTGGTGAAACAGCTGAAGAGGGTGTTAAAGTTGCGAAAGACTTATTTAAATATGGAGTAAGTTCTATTTTAGATTATTCTGTAGAAGGTCAAACAGAAGAAGCAGAATTTGATCATGTAAAGGATGTGATGTTGCACTTGGTCGAAATAGCCAAAAACAATCGCGAAATTCCTTTCGTTGTGTTTAAACCAACCGCTTTTGGACGAATTGAATTATTCGAGAAAGTAGGGAAAAAACAAGCTTTATCTGCAGAAGAGCAAAAGAAATGGGATAATATTCGTTCTCGATTTGATATCGTATGTAAAGCTGGTTTTGATGCTGATGTTAATATCATGGTGGATGCTGAAGAATCTTGGATGCAAGATGCTGCTGATGATTTAACGGATGAAATGATGGTAAAATACAATGTTAATCGTCCATTGATTTGGAATACATTGCAAATGTATCGTCATGATCGTTTGGCTTATCTAAAACAAATGTATGAGAAAGCCAATCGTGAAGGGTATTATTTAGGGTATAAAGTAGTTCGTGGAGCGTATATGGAAAAAGAACGTGAACGTGCACAGGCAGAAGGATATCCATCGCCAATTCAACCGAACAAAGAAGCGTCTGATCGTGATTATAACGCAGCTATTCGTTTTATTGTAGATCATCATGAACGATTTGGATTATTTGCAGGTTCTCATAATGAGTTTTCGTGCGAATTATTAATCCAATTATTAACAGAAAAAGGAATTCAGCCATCAAACCGTAATTTCTGGTTCGGGCAATTGTATGGAATGAGCGATAATATTTCATTTAACTTAGCGCACTTAGGATATAATATTGCAAAATATTTACCTTATGGTCCAATCAAAGAAGTTATGCCTTATTTAATTCGTCGTGCTCAAGAAAATACTTCAGTAGCAGGACAAACGGGTAGAGAATTAGGATTAATCAAAAAAGAATTAGAACGTCGTAAAAAATAA
- the priA gene encoding replication restart helicase PriA: MNTGYFAEMILPLNLEGTFTYHLTDSDLQQIKIGQRVAVPFGTQKLYTGIVHSIHQNKPELYKTKGIHAFLDDAPMVTPFQIQFWEWIANYYMCSLGDVFRNAFPSALKLESQTFVRLLNPDYASIEELNDHEYLVFEALKLRQIISVEEAALIVDEKSAIPTLKLLIDKGIIQLDEKIQEKYTPKIDNYVRIHPQIKGNDQAFMAVLDGLNRAQKQREALLQLITLETQSPDQPIKVADFVKMGTTNAVVKALADKGAVEIYQHQTSRVDESELDKEETHQLTLKQNEVLDQIKTEFATKNTVLLHGVTSSGKTEIYLKLMEQVIKKGNKILYLLPEISVTTQIVHRIKKHFGERVGVYHSKFNQNERVELWQKTLQGDFDILIGPRTALFMPFEKLGLIIVDEEHESTYKQMDAKPYFQARDMAMLLGSMMKAKVLLGSATPSIESYYNAIQGKYGYVELKERFGNVKLPDIQLVDLKKAQKEKEMTYDISHVLRDEIIEQLKEKKQIILFQNRRGYAPIMECNSCGHTPECPNCDVSLTYHKFSNQLKCHYCGYAQAKPNRCVSCGSVELNTKGLGTEQIEDQLLEIFPEARIRRMDVDAMRGKFAYEKLIEDFENKEVDILVGTQMITKGFDFGNVSMVGVIRADSLLNFPDFRAHEKAFQLLTQVAGRSGRRLDQGKVLIQSYQPEHQILQNVTTYNYHQTMKDILYERKEFFYPPFARLINLRFKHKNKERLDKTAAQLVQLLKPSFDSRCLLGPEAPAISRINNLYITDVMIKILPHQSPVKVKQLIKKEIERLHTIAAYRSVRIDVDVDPM; encoded by the coding sequence ATGAATACAGGTTACTTTGCTGAAATGATATTACCGCTAAATTTAGAAGGAACGTTTACGTATCATCTAACGGACTCTGATTTGCAGCAAATTAAAATTGGACAACGTGTTGCAGTGCCTTTTGGTACGCAAAAGTTATATACAGGTATTGTTCATTCTATTCATCAAAATAAACCCGAATTATATAAAACCAAAGGGATACATGCTTTTTTGGATGATGCACCGATGGTCACTCCATTTCAAATTCAGTTTTGGGAATGGATCGCTAATTATTACATGTGTTCCTTAGGTGATGTTTTTCGAAATGCCTTTCCATCTGCTCTTAAATTAGAATCTCAAACTTTTGTACGTTTATTAAATCCAGATTATGCTTCAATAGAAGAGTTAAATGACCATGAATATTTAGTGTTTGAAGCACTGAAGTTACGTCAAATCATTTCTGTAGAAGAAGCAGCGTTAATTGTCGATGAAAAATCCGCTATTCCTACGTTAAAATTATTGATTGATAAAGGCATCATTCAATTGGACGAAAAGATTCAGGAAAAATATACACCTAAAATTGATAATTATGTAAGAATACATCCCCAAATAAAAGGGAATGACCAAGCTTTTATGGCTGTTTTGGATGGATTAAATCGTGCGCAGAAACAACGGGAAGCGCTATTGCAATTGATCACTTTAGAAACACAATCGCCTGATCAACCCATTAAAGTAGCAGATTTTGTGAAAATGGGAACTACGAATGCTGTTGTGAAAGCCTTGGCTGATAAAGGGGCTGTTGAAATCTATCAGCATCAAACTTCTCGAGTGGATGAATCTGAATTGGATAAAGAAGAAACGCATCAATTAACTTTAAAGCAAAACGAAGTTTTAGATCAAATCAAAACAGAATTTGCTACTAAAAATACGGTTCTATTACATGGTGTAACATCCAGTGGAAAGACAGAAATTTATTTAAAATTGATGGAGCAGGTTATTAAAAAAGGAAATAAAATTCTGTATCTTTTACCTGAAATTTCAGTCACAACTCAAATTGTTCATCGCATCAAAAAGCATTTTGGAGAGCGTGTTGGAGTATATCATTCCAAATTCAACCAAAATGAGCGTGTGGAACTTTGGCAGAAAACCTTACAAGGTGATTTTGATATTCTTATTGGTCCAAGAACTGCGCTTTTTATGCCATTTGAAAAATTAGGTTTGATTATCGTGGATGAAGAACATGAGTCGACCTATAAACAAATGGATGCTAAACCATATTTTCAAGCTCGCGATATGGCCATGCTTTTAGGATCGATGATGAAAGCAAAAGTTCTTTTAGGTTCAGCTACACCTTCCATCGAAAGTTATTACAATGCGATACAAGGGAAATATGGTTATGTGGAATTAAAAGAACGTTTTGGAAATGTCAAATTACCCGATATCCAATTGGTCGATTTAAAGAAAGCACAAAAAGAAAAAGAAATGACCTACGATATTTCTCATGTGTTACGTGATGAAATAATTGAACAATTAAAAGAAAAAAAACAAATCATCTTATTCCAAAATCGTCGTGGTTATGCCCCAATTATGGAATGTAATTCCTGTGGTCATACGCCAGAATGTCCCAACTGTGATGTGAGTTTAACTTATCATAAATTTTCCAACCAATTAAAATGTCATTATTGTGGATATGCGCAAGCAAAACCAAATCGTTGTGTGAGCTGTGGTTCAGTTGAACTCAACACGAAAGGATTAGGAACGGAACAGATCGAAGATCAATTGTTGGAAATTTTTCCAGAAGCTCGTATTCGCCGAATGGATGTGGATGCGATGCGAGGAAAATTTGCTTATGAAAAATTAATCGAGGATTTTGAAAATAAAGAAGTCGATATTTTAGTGGGAACACAAATGATCACCAAAGGATTTGATTTTGGAAATGTGAGTATGGTAGGTGTTATTCGTGCCGATTCTTTATTGAATTTTCCAGATTTTAGAGCGCATGAAAAAGCGTTTCAGTTGTTAACGCAAGTAGCGGGTCGTTCAGGTCGACGATTAGATCAAGGAAAAGTATTGATTCAGTCTTATCAGCCAGAGCACCAAATCTTACAAAATGTAACGACCTATAATTACCATCAAACGATGAAGGATATTTTGTATGAGCGAAAAGAATTTTTTTATCCGCCCTTTGCTCGTTTAATTAATTTGAGATTTAAGCATAAGAATAAGGAGCGATTAGATAAAACTGCCGCTCAGTTGGTGCAATTATTAAAACCAAGTTTTGATTCGCGATGTTTGTTAGGACCAGAAGCTCCAGCAATTAGTCGAATTAATAATTTGTACATTACCGATGTCATGATTAAAATATTACCCCATCAATCCCCGGTAAAAGTAAAACAATTGATAAAGAAAGAAATTGAACGTTTGCATACCATAGCGGCATATCGATCAGTTCGTATCGATGTTGATGTAGATCCTATGTAA
- a CDS encoding ABC transporter ATP-binding protein produces MISIKDLNKSYKMGKNSLHVLKGINLEVEEGEFVAIMGSSGSGKSTLLNIIGMLDEHDTGIYDLDGFRIEKLNETKAANYRNKFLGFIFQSYNLINFKNVLENVALPLYYQKVKRSERNKIAMGYLERVGLQPWDNHMPNELSGGQKQRVAIARALAARPKLLLADEPTGALDTKTSHEVMRLIQEINDEGKTILMVTHEDDIAQMCKRIVRLKDGVIISDEKINQVRV; encoded by the coding sequence ATGATATCGATAAAGGATTTGAATAAATCCTATAAGATGGGAAAAAATTCACTTCATGTTCTAAAAGGAATCAATTTAGAAGTGGAGGAAGGAGAATTTGTAGCAATTATGGGTTCATCGGGTTCAGGGAAATCGACATTATTAAATATCATTGGAATGTTAGATGAACACGATACAGGAATTTATGATTTGGATGGGTTTCGTATCGAAAAACTAAACGAAACGAAAGCAGCAAACTATCGCAATAAATTTTTAGGTTTTATTTTTCAATCATATAATTTGATCAATTTCAAAAATGTACTTGAAAACGTTGCTTTACCATTATATTATCAAAAAGTTAAACGCTCGGAACGAAATAAAATCGCTATGGGGTATTTGGAACGTGTAGGACTGCAACCTTGGGACAATCATATGCCCAATGAATTGTCTGGAGGACAAAAACAACGTGTTGCGATCGCGCGTGCCTTAGCTGCAAGGCCCAAATTATTATTAGCCGATGAACCAACGGGAGCTTTAGATACAAAAACATCCCACGAAGTCATGCGATTAATTCAAGAAATTAATGACGAAGGAAAAACGATTTTAATGGTAACACATGAAGATGATATTGCACAAATGTGTAAACGAATCGTTCGATTGAAAGATGGAGTAATTATCAGTGATGAAAAAATTAACCAAGTACGTGTATAA
- a CDS encoding ABC transporter permease, giving the protein MFDIDRWSEIWASISSNKLRTSLSGLTIALALFVFITLFGLGNGLQKGFQQQFFNANSLNITISGGTTMESYNGFTKGRQITIKEADHYFIKESFKDQIKYSTTTIAKSDTVKSASNSGSYSITGVTPDYIEMINEEVTLGRFINEKDIDQQQKSVVVGRLVAQDFYPNQIAIGKYLQIGKGVYQIVGVFESKDGGDNAERALYAPLSTFKTIYATDDVSSIIITPKDNLSLTDIKKLANTIEYNLKVRYSIAPRDFSGIRVRNAAESMEETDSFFFALTIIVFIIGGGSLIAGIVSIGNIMVFSVKERTKEIGIRKALGATPFSVLSLIMQEAIFITLVFGALGILLASLVVENIGDSLEDYFIYDPGVESKSLILATLILFIAGTISGLIPALRAARIKPIEALRDE; this is encoded by the coding sequence ATGTTTGATATCGATCGTTGGAGCGAAATATGGGCTTCTATTTCAAGTAACAAATTAAGAACGTCTTTGTCTGGGCTTACCATTGCCTTGGCATTGTTTGTTTTTATCACGTTATTTGGATTAGGAAATGGCTTACAAAAAGGCTTTCAACAACAATTTTTCAATGCAAATTCATTAAATATTACGATTTCTGGAGGGACAACAATGGAATCGTATAATGGATTTACTAAAGGACGACAAATTACCATCAAAGAAGCCGATCATTATTTTATCAAAGAATCATTCAAAGATCAAATTAAATATTCGACAACTACAATTGCAAAATCAGATACAGTAAAAAGCGCTAGTAATTCAGGTAGTTATTCCATTACAGGAGTAACGCCAGATTATATTGAAATGATTAATGAAGAAGTGACTCTTGGACGTTTTATTAATGAAAAGGATATTGATCAACAGCAAAAAAGTGTCGTTGTGGGGCGTTTAGTGGCTCAGGATTTTTATCCCAATCAAATTGCTATTGGTAAATATCTTCAGATAGGGAAAGGGGTTTATCAAATTGTAGGAGTTTTTGAAAGTAAAGATGGGGGAGATAATGCGGAGCGTGCTCTATATGCACCGTTGTCAACCTTTAAAACCATTTATGCAACTGATGATGTTTCCTCAATCATAATTACTCCAAAAGATAATTTATCTTTAACTGATATTAAGAAATTGGCCAATACCATCGAATATAATTTGAAGGTACGTTATTCCATAGCTCCTAGAGATTTTAGTGGTATACGGGTACGAAATGCCGCAGAGTCGATGGAAGAGACGGATAGTTTCTTTTTTGCGTTAACCATAATCGTGTTTATTATTGGCGGCGGAAGTCTAATTGCTGGAATTGTAAGTATTGGTAATATTATGGTGTTTAGTGTGAAAGAACGAACGAAAGAAATAGGTATTCGTAAAGCTTTGGGTGCAACACCGTTTTCAGTATTATCCCTTATTATGCAAGAAGCGATTTTTATCACTTTAGTTTTTGGTGCATTAGGAATTTTATTAGCATCATTGGTGGTAGAAAATATTGGAGATTCGTTGGAAGATTATTTTATATATGATCCTGGTGTTGAATCAAAATCATTGATATTAGCAACTTTGATTTTATTTATTGCAGGAACAATTTCCGGATTAATTCCGGCGTTACGTGCAGCGCGCATTAAACCTATAGAAGCATTAAGAGACGAGTAA
- a CDS encoding ABC transporter permease, which yields MNWKLLFDIDAWSEVYAAIRKNKLRTILTMIGVAWGMFLFVLLLGVTRGMQNGFDRNLADAATNSLFVWGGTTSMPHQGFQKGRLIELKMSDVKRIENQFPQISLIAPRNNMPNSVVAYGTKYNFYTVNGDYPDQNRMFGKDIIYGRFINEDDIKTEAKICVLGIEIVENFFKETKDAMGERIRIGDSYYTIVGIYDSPSSPVETKDQIFIPFTTFQKVYNQGEKIQYLSLSLPNDYDIVAFEKQLKSYLKQIKNIAPADDQALGGFNLGEMLGKIMTFVKGMQFLAIVVGALTLFSGVIAISSILLITVSERTKEFGIRRALGAIPTQIRGQILLESVVLTLIAGLAGIVGAGLILMVLNEFVIPNNDSIPIYNASIDLFTLFAALTIMVVMATLAGLIPAQRAIAIKPIDALREE from the coding sequence ATGAATTGGAAATTATTATTTGATATAGACGCTTGGAGCGAAGTTTACGCTGCTATACGTAAAAATAAATTACGTACCATTCTAACGATGATTGGGGTGGCGTGGGGAATGTTTTTATTTGTGTTGTTGCTTGGTGTAACTCGAGGAATGCAAAATGGATTTGACCGGAATTTAGCTGATGCTGCGACCAATTCTTTATTTGTTTGGGGAGGAACAACATCGATGCCGCATCAAGGCTTTCAGAAAGGGCGACTAATTGAATTGAAAATGAGTGATGTTAAACGAATCGAAAATCAATTTCCACAAATCTCATTGATTGCTCCTCGGAACAATATGCCTAATTCTGTGGTTGCTTATGGAACAAAATATAATTTTTACACGGTAAATGGAGATTATCCTGACCAAAACCGAATGTTTGGAAAAGATATTATTTATGGCCGTTTTATCAATGAAGACGACATTAAGACAGAAGCAAAGATTTGTGTTTTAGGAATTGAAATTGTTGAGAATTTCTTCAAAGAAACAAAAGATGCTATGGGAGAACGCATCCGAATAGGTGATAGTTATTATACCATTGTCGGGATTTATGATTCTCCATCATCACCTGTAGAAACCAAAGATCAAATATTTATTCCTTTTACAACATTTCAAAAAGTTTATAATCAAGGTGAAAAAATTCAGTATCTTTCTTTATCATTACCTAATGATTATGATATTGTCGCATTTGAAAAGCAATTAAAATCATATTTAAAACAAATTAAGAATATTGCCCCAGCAGATGATCAAGCGTTAGGTGGTTTTAATTTAGGAGAAATGCTGGGTAAAATCATGACCTTTGTAAAAGGAATGCAATTTTTAGCCATTGTAGTGGGAGCGTTAACATTATTTTCTGGAGTAATTGCCATTTCCAGCATTTTATTAATTACAGTTTCAGAACGCACAAAAGAATTTGGAATCCGAAGAGCTTTAGGGGCTATTCCGACTCAAATTAGAGGTCAAATTTTATTGGAATCTGTCGTCTTAACATTGATTGCTGGTTTGGCAGGGATTGTAGGTGCAGGATTAATTTTAATGGTTTTAAATGAATTTGTAATTCCAAATAATGATAGCATACCGATTTATAATGCGTCGATCGATTTGTTTACATTATTTGCAGCATTAACGATTATGGTTGTAATGGCAACTTTAGCAGGTTTAATTCCTGCACAACGTGCAATAGCCATAAAACCAATTGACGCTTTAAGAGAAGAATAA
- a CDS encoding efflux RND transporter periplasmic adaptor subunit has translation MKKFLKIGGIILFIGLVVGVIAYFGKKNSQENQVYEVTEPFVGNIEVKAVATGEVKPVETIEIKPNISGVIKSINVSEGQFVEKGQLIAEIRVVPNVANLNSALQSIRAAEIQVNLQQKEFNRAQTLYNQGVIPKADYDNALAAYQNAQQTLRQAEASYKVAQTGVAPGLESYATTRITATTSGVILDIPVEIGNMVQEINNFSTGTTIATMADINKMIFAGKVDEAEVGKLKEGMKINVSIGAIPDKVFTAILDFISPQGVASNGVVQFEIKAPIQLDSKYFVRAGYSANAEVVTSSASNVLLIKTAHVRYDENQKPYVDVLKSGSGSDATYEKKYITLGITDGVNVQVKSGLQKTDKIKIWNTDLEKPNGPGPH, from the coding sequence ATGAAGAAATTTTTAAAAATAGGTGGGATTATTTTATTTATTGGATTAGTGGTCGGAGTGATTGCTTATTTTGGTAAAAAAAATAGTCAAGAAAATCAAGTCTATGAAGTGACTGAACCTTTTGTAGGAAATATTGAGGTGAAAGCTGTGGCTACAGGAGAAGTTAAACCTGTAGAGACTATTGAAATTAAACCTAATATTTCAGGGGTAATCAAATCAATTAATGTATCTGAAGGGCAATTTGTAGAAAAAGGACAATTAATTGCAGAAATTCGAGTGGTGCCAAATGTGGCCAATTTAAACTCGGCATTACAAAGTATTCGTGCAGCCGAAATTCAAGTGAATCTTCAACAAAAGGAGTTTAACCGTGCACAAACTTTATACAACCAAGGTGTTATTCCTAAAGCGGATTATGATAATGCTTTAGCGGCTTATCAAAATGCACAACAAACACTGCGTCAAGCAGAGGCGAGCTATAAAGTAGCACAAACTGGTGTTGCTCCTGGTTTAGAATCGTATGCAACCACACGTATTACAGCAACAACTTCTGGAGTTATTTTAGATATTCCAGTAGAAATCGGAAATATGGTGCAAGAAATCAATAATTTCTCTACGGGGACTACAATTGCAACAATGGCGGATATCAATAAAATGATTTTTGCGGGTAAAGTAGATGAAGCAGAAGTAGGTAAATTGAAAGAAGGAATGAAGATCAATGTCTCGATAGGGGCGATTCCAGATAAAGTATTTACTGCGATTTTAGATTTTATTTCACCTCAAGGGGTGGCAAGTAATGGTGTTGTACAATTCGAAATTAAAGCACCTATTCAATTGGATTCAAAATATTTTGTTCGTGCAGGATATTCTGCAAATGCAGAAGTGGTAACTTCAAGTGCTTCCAATGTGTTGTTGATTAAAACGGCTCATGTTCGTTACGATGAAAATCAGAAACCTTACGTGGATGTTTTAAAATCTGGAAGTGGTTCAGATGCAACATATGAGAAAAAATATATTACGTTAGGCATTACAGATGGAGTAAATGTACAAGTAAAATCAGGGCTACAAAAAACGGATAAAATTAAAATTTGGAATACCGATTTAGAAAAACCAAATGGTCCAGGTCCTCACTAA